The sequence below is a genomic window from Oscillatoria salina IIICB1.
ATTATATCTATGAAACTGCCCGAAAAATCGTCGGCGCACAAATTCAAGTTATTACCTACAATGAATTTTTGCCGTTACTTTTAGGCGAAGATGGCTTAGAAGCTTATAACGGCTACGACGCAACAGTAAACGCTAGCGTGAGTAACGAATTCGCCCATGCTGCTTTTCGTGTCGGTCACACAATGTTATCACCAGAGTTACAACGGATTAATAATGATGGTACTTCGCTGGGTAGTGTGGCGTTAAGAGATGCTTTCTTTAACCCGCAACCGATTTTAGAGTCAGGAATTGATTCGCTGTTGCTGGGTTTAGCCTCACAAAAAGCCCAAAATGTCGATACTTTGATTATTGACGATGTGCGGAACTTTTTATTTGGACCTCCCGGAAGCGGCGGTTTCGATCTTGCTTCTTTGAATATTCAGCGAGGACGAGATCACGGTTTACCCAGTTATAATCAAACTCGGATTGGTTTAGGTTTGGATGCTGTCAGTAGCTTTGCCGAAATTACTGCTGATTTGGAAGTGCAACAAGTTTTAGCCAGTGTTTATGGTAGCGTAGACGAGATCGATCTTTGGGTCGGTGGATTAGCTGAAGATAAGGTCAATAATGGTTTACTAGGCGAAGTTTTCCAGACAATTATCGCCGATCAATTTAGAAGAAGTAGAGATGGCGATCGCTTTTTCTACCTTAACGATGCAGATTTGCTGAGTTTAGTCCCCGATATCGGCGATACTACTCTTGCTGGGGTGATTCGTCGCAATTCCACGATTACCAATATTCAAGATAATGCTTTTCTAGTAGCTGAAACTCGAACTGTACCAGAACCGATGAGTATTATCTCTCTATTGGGCATTACTGCCGCAGGAGGGCTACTGAAACGACGCAAAGGTTAAAAATGACCTGGGGAGGGTTTTAGGCTCTCACTAGGAATATTTTTACAGCAGCGAACAATGAGCGAAGCCTATGCTAGCAAGGTTTTCCGAGAATGAGGATAGGCGTGACATACTCGTTCGCTGCTATCTGCTTTGGGTTGTCTTTTTCCTTCGATTCGACCTCAACGTCAAAGCTAGGTGTGGTAAATTATAATGAGATTAATTCTTAATTAGTTATATTTTAATCGCTCTTAAGGAAGAAACTATGTCACTAATTCATTGGGATAAGTCGGTACTTTCATTTCACCTAAAAGAAATCATCGAAGATGGTCGTGGCAACCATCCTCTCGCCTTAGCAGGATTGAGCGCGATCGCGATCGGTTCTTTTGTTGTCCCTGCGGTGACCAAATTAGGCAAACCTGTTCTCAAGGCAGCCATCAAGAATAGTCTATCTTTCGAGCGCACAAGTGTAGCTTTACCAGCGAACGCCTCAACCTCTGAATTGATGAAAATCTGGGAAGACGCCGCACTCTCTGCGAGAAACACCGGGCAGTTGGCAACTGAAAACGCTCCTCTTCAGGCTAACTCAAAACAGTTAACCAATTAGTTGTCTTGCATTTGTCGATCGGTATTTGCTGCCGCCATTAAACCTGCTGCCATACTAGCTTTTTTAGCTTGTTCAGTAGCTACTTCGGCTTTGGCTTCAGCAACAATATCGCCGATAACTTCTCCAGTTTCTGCTACTGCTCCTTTCGTTTTTTCATAGAAAGTAACACTACTTTTAAGTGCTGCTTTAGCAAGAGGTTTGACCAAAGGTATAATTGTGGGAGCTAAAATAACTGCCCCTACGCCGACAGCTACTGTCAAAACGGGATTTTTTCTGTAGGCATTCTTCATTTGCTCGGTAAGAGAAGGTCCGAGTTGTTTTTGCATGGGTGACATAATCTTAATACTCCTTCAATAAAGTTGAATTGGGGCTAATTTTTACCAAAAAAAATGGGTTTAAAGCCTCGCTGTTCTACGGCGACTTTGATTGAAAAGAAACTAGAAAGTTAGTACAATAGTTGATCGCGAGTAAAACGAAAATCTACGTGATTCTTCGCTCTAGTAGGTCGAAATCCCGGTAAGTAAGAAACAACGGTTAGATTGGCTCTAACGGCAGTATGACTAAACCACTGCAAGCTTTCTTCAGAGCGAGGAGCGTACTAAACTAGCTGAGTGATGGATGTTTGAAAGCATAAAACTAAAAAAAGTAAGCGCAATATATGCGGCTATATGTCAACATATTGAGCGTCTAGAGGCAACTTGACTGTGCCTGCAAGAGGAAAGAGAACTACTTGTGAATCCCCTCCCTTTAGCAACGCGGAGGGAGGGGAGTAGTCAAAGGAGTTTCCCTGAATGTTGTTCCTCTAACTGATGTACAACTAAAGGACGAAGACTATTGAGTCCCGCAGCGATCGCCGAACCATTATGGTTTAAAGCACCTAAAAAGGCGGTTGGCATGGAAACCCGAATTCCGGTGACGAAATCCAATGTCAGGATTGAAGCTGCCCTAGCAGGTTCTTTAGTAATCCCAAAGACAACTGTCGCTAATAGTAACGAAGGTAAGATTAAGCGATCGGCAATTTGGGCGGCATAATTTGCCATGCGAGTATCGTGTACGGGGGCATTTTGTAACAATGCCAGACTAGCAGCCGCACGAGTATTGTGTCCTACCCTGTCGGCACGCAGATAAATTTGCCCAGAACGAACTAAAGTGGAAGCATAAACCATAGTTCCCTCTTGGGCAACTATGGGCATAGCTTCCCCCGTCAATTGCTGTTGGTCAACCGTCGCTACACCTTTGATGACTTCGCCATCGACGGGAATTTGTTCTCCAGGATAGACAATCACGGTTTCCCCAGGTTCAACGCGATCGCTGTTAATTTGTAAGGGTTTTCCTTCCCTGATTACCCAAGCAAAATGTCCGATCGCATCGAGGAGATCGCTAGTTTGGATTTCTGTGGAACGAGCGGTGCGATCGCGAATCAAATCCCCTAATTCGTGTAGGGTAATCACTAAGGCTGGAGTTGCTAATCTTCCCTGTCCGTAACTCAAACCCACCGCTAATAAGTCTAAACAATCAATATTAATTTGGCGATCGCCAAAAAGACTTTGACTAGCTCTTTTCGCGATCGGTAAACTAAGAGTAACTAAACTAGCTAGAGCGATCGGGCGTAACCACACGAATCTGCTTTGATTGCTCAACCAACTCACCACTGTCGTGAAGACGGGTAAAGTGAGACTCGACCAATTTTCCGTTGCTGAGGTCGAATCTTTAGTTGCTTGGGCTGAAATTGACTGATTTGTCGCTGCTTTTTGGATTAAATTAGCCAAATGAGAAGCAATTTCTAAGAGCGAAGCATCTCGATAGCGATAATTAATCGCGATCGAAGCCGCAACACGATTAACCCTCACCTGATTAATTCCCGGTTGAGCCAATAAGAATTGTTGTAAATTAACAGCATAATCCGAGTCATTTTGCAAACGGTAAATGCGGAATCTAGCCCGACCGGGAAAATGATTAACTAAACAAGCTTCTACCTTGTCTCGATCGCTTATCGATAAAGAATTAGTCAAATATTTCTACTCCTCTACAACAATAATTACTGGTTGAAACAAAAAAATAGTGAAAAACCCAAGCTTTGAGAATTTTTCCGATTGCTAAATATAGAGCAGTTTTGAGTGACTTCCTCTTAACTTATCGCTTGAGAAACTGGATTTTCTTCTTGAATACTATTAATAATACCCATTAAACGCATACCCAATTCCCAATCCGATAATCCTTGATTATTGTAATTAATCGCAATCGAAGCTGCGGCACGATTAATCCGCACCTTCCTAACATATTCATCAGCATTTAAAGCCTGTTCTAAACGATGAGCAAAACCCGCATCAAGTGCTAGTTGAGGCATCCGCAAACGCACTCGTCCTGGAACAGCATGGCTAATTGCATAGCCTTGGAAATTAGGTTCTCCAATTGTATCCTCCGTATTGATATCATTATTTACATTAGAAGTATTACTTTCAGCCACCAGTTGAGGTGTTTGTTGTTTCAGTTGGAAAAAAATTTGACGCACTAAACTTGCGACTAACAAATTAACTAATAAAGCATTAGCTCCTCGCAGTTGAAATCGACTGGTAACAAATAATCCGAGCGCTACGGGGAGAATAGTTTCAATCTCGCCATGTTCTTTTAAAAATGCTCCCAATTGGGAAGCTGTATCTTCTGGAGAAAAGTTATTGAGGTCGTTGCTTGAAGTTGTTGTAGTCATTATTACTGGACTTGGCTCCTTTTATTAATAAAAAGTTGGTTGAGCATTTCAAAAAGTTAACGATTAGTTTCACAATTGTCTAGAATTACTGCATATTTAATTCCTGTCTGCTCAGAGGCAACTCGATCTTCTTCTGAATGGTGAATACCGTGAATTTGCGCTTTTGTCAAAGGGTTTTCAGGTAGCAGGGAAAAATCCTGATTTTGATAAGCTATATCTACCCATTCATAAAACTCAATCGTATCAGGATTACAGGAAGTACAGCCATGACAATGTTCGGGAATTGGTAACTTAGATATCCTACCTTTTTTAACTAACTTATTGAGCATTTGTCTGAGGGCATCTCCATCAATATGAAAGCGTAACTCCATTTCTGCTAAAGAAACACGATGATACTTAAAGACAAACTCTTGTAATTCTTTTAAAATCATTAGTACAACCTTGAAATTATCAAAAATCAGCGTGCGAGGTCTAGATTATGTTAGAAAAATTAAAACAAGCTCTAGTTGAAGCCCTTCATGATGAATACAAAGCCCGCGCTACCTATCGGCTAGTCATGCAAAAGTTTGGCGAAATTAAACCATTTATTAACATTCTTCAATCTGAAGAACGACATATTCAAGCCTTACTCTCATTATTTCGGAAATATCAAATTCCCGTTCCTGTGGATGACTGGGAAAATCGAATTCAAACCCCTACTTCAGTTTTGTCAGCTTGTCAAGCTGGGGTGCAAGCAGAAATTGAAAATGGAGAAATGTATCAACGGTTATTAGCTCTCACCCCAGAATATCCTGATGTCCAGCGCGTGTTTTTGAACTTACAAAGAGCCTCACAAGAAAATCATTTACGGGCATTTCAACGTTGCGTCCAGAGGTCAGGAAATAGTCACATCGGTCGAGGAAAAGGAAGATGTCAAAATCATGGCGGTCATCGTGGGAGAAGACATCGTTACTGTTAAGACTGTTGGCTCAAATTAAACCACTTTGAATCCTTGAGATCGGATTTTTGTAGAGACAAAGACTGCGTTCTTGTCTCTGCTGACTTTTATTGATTCATCGCCGTTGTTTCTTGAGTTCGGTTAGCAGCCAGATTCGCAATTTCGCGATCGATAAAAAAGATACCTTGTCCTTCTGTACCAATCAGTTTAATTTTGTCAAGAATACTCTTAAACAAAAATTCTTCTTGATGTTGTTCGGCGACATACCATTGAAGAAACTGAAGCGTAGCATAATCAGGTTCGGTATTTGCCAAATGTACTAAATCATTAATTTTACTGGTGACAACTTGTTCGTGTTCGTAAATTTGCTCGAACATTTCTGTCAAGGAATTAAACTCTGTTGGTGGTGCTTGCATCCCGCCAATAATTACCAAACCACCTGTTTCTTGGAGATAGTTAAGGAGGCGACGCATATGCGTCATTTCTTCATCAGCGTGTTGACTTAAGAAAGTCGCACAACCATCGAGAGATTTGTGAGCGCACCAAGAACTCATTTGGAGATAGAGATGAGATGAATAGATCTCTAGGTTGATTTGTTGGTTGAGGCGATCGATCGCTTTTTGAGATAACATGATTGCACTATTCCTTTTCAAGAGTAACTTTTAAACACGGGTTGAGGTATTGACAGTCTGCTGTTTGTTAGCAGAAAACCCACGGGGACTGCGAGATAGTTTGAGGAAGAAAATTGTTCCTACCATCGCTACTACTCCGCCGATAATCCAAGCGAGAGAAAAGCCTGGATGTTGAGGGAAAGTGGCAATTTGATAGAACATAGTCGCCACCCAGTAGCCTAACCCTGTTGTCCATAACCCGACTAACACTGTCCAACCTAAGTTAGTTTCGCGGTAAACTGCGCCTGTGGCAGCAACGCAGGGAAAGTACATCAAGACGAATAATAAATAAGCAAAAGCTGCTACTGTATTGTTGAATCTGGTTGCCATCTGTCCAAAAGTTCCGACGGCTACTTCTTGTTCGGTGGCGACAGTAGCTTGGTTTTGTACGTCACCAATATTTAAGCCGAGGGGATCGAGTAATTGGTTGCCAAGATCGGCTAAATTAGCAGGAATACTGACAAAAGCAGCAGCAATTCCGTCCCAAAAATCAAAAGCCTCTGCTGATTCTTCTTCTCCTACGTCTTCTTGCGCTAATTGACTGTAAAGAGAATCGAGAGAACCCACCATCGCTTCTTTAGCAAAAACTCCGGTAAAAATACCGACGGTAGCGGGCCAATTTTCTTGGCGAATTCCCATTGGGGCAAATACTGGGGTAACGGCTTGGCTAGTCGCTGATAAAATCGAATCTTGGCTATCTTGTCGCCCAAAAGAGCCATCAGTGCCAATCGAGTTTAATAAACTCAAAACCATTACCATCAAGACAATTACTTTACCTGCTCTGAGTAAAAATCCTTTGAGTCGATCCCAAGCGCGGATGATTACTCCTTTTAGTTTGGGAAGATGATAGGGCGGTAATTCCATGACAAAGGGCGAAGCTTCCCCTTGCATGATCGTGTTTTTCATCACTAATCCGGTAAAGATGGCTGCGCCAATACCGATTAAATATAGACCAAAAACCAGGTTTTGCCCGTTGCGAGGAAAGAAAGCTGCCGCAAATAGCGCGTAGACGGGTAATCTTGCTCCGCAGGACATAAACGGATTCATCATAATAGTCATGAGGCGATCGCGTCGATTTTCTAAGGTTCGAGTCGCCATAATTGCTGGAACGTTACAGCCAAAACCCACCAACATCGGCACAAAGGCTTTTCCCGGTAATCCCACGAAGCGCATTAATTTATCCATGACAAAGGCTGCCCTTGCCATATAACCGGAGTCTTCGAGAATTGAGAGAATCACGAAGAGTAAGCCAATTTGGGGAATAAATGTAGCTACTGTTTGAATCCCACCGCCGATCGCAGTTACGAATCCAATGAACCATCCAGGCGCATTCAAAGATTCTAACCAAGCTTGAGGGGCATCGACAAAGACAGTCCCAAAGGAAATATCGAAGAAATCGATAAATGCACCGCCAACGTTAATGGCGAGGAAAAACATTAAGTACATCACCACTAAAAATAGAGGAATACCAATCCAACGATTGAGGACAAATCGATCGATTTGGTCGGATTTGGTGCTACTCAAATTCCTTGATTGTCTGACTGAGCTTTGGATTAAGCTACGGATAAAGCCGTAACGACTATCAGCGACAATAATATCAATGTCTTCGTGTAAAAGTTGGTGAATCTTACGGCGATTTTCTACAATAATGCGGTCTAGTTCTTTTCCTTTGAGTTCAGGGGCAACTCGGTCTTCGTATTCGAGTAATTTTAGCGCGATCCACCGGGTAGAAACCTTTTGGTTGCGTCCTTTTTTTTGGACTAGGGGTTCAATTTGGTTGAGGGTATCTTCAATTACGGCAGGATAAGCCACCACTGTTGGCAGATTCCCCGGATTATCAATCAGTTGGTTGATTTGGCTTCTGAGGATTTCGATTCCTTCTCCCAGAAAAGCACTGATGGGAATGACAAAACAACCTAATCTCTGGGAGAGAACTTCGGTATTAATGTCTAATTCTCGTTCCCGCGCGACATCGATCATGTTTAGGGCTGTGAGCATGGGAAGGCGCATTTCCACGATCTGAGTGGTGAGGTAAAGGTTGCGCTCTAAATTAGAAGCATCGACGATATTAATTACTAAATCTGCTTCTCCAGACAAAAGATAATCTCGCGCAATTAATTCGTCGAGTCCCGTCCCTTCATCTTCTGCGTCTAAGGAATAGACTCCTGGCAAATCGACAACGGTAATTTCTACGCCTTCGTAGCTGTATTTCCCTTCTTTGCGGTCAACTGTGACTCCGGGCCAATTTCCGGTGCGCTGATTTGCACCAGTGAGATCGTTGAAAAGTGTGGTTTTACCACAGTTAGGATTGCCAATTAAGGCGATCGTGCGTTTTTTCATTACTTTAACTCCTAATTAATTTAAGGCTTCAACTACCAGTGCAGCAGCCTCGTCTTTACGCAAACTTAATTTGAAACCTCGCACGAGAATTTCTACGGGATCGCCGAGGGGAGCGACGCGGGTGACGGTAAACTCTGTACCAGGGGTTAAACCCATTGCTAATAACTTTTTCTTATAAGCTTTCTGAGTAGAACTGTCAGTGGCTTCGTAGCCAGCTACTTTTGCTTGCTGGTTGATTTGTAAATCTTTCAGGGTCGTTTTCTGGGTTTCCATGTCATTAACCTCTTGCACTTCGACAAGATAATCAAAGGGGCGATCGGAGACGAGTATTCGCTTTGCCATCCCACCGTCGATTCCGATGCGACTGTCTCCCAAACCGACAACAATATTGCCAGCAAGGTTTTGCAGCACTTGAATAGCCATTCCTGGAGCTAATCCCATTCCCAAGAGTCGATTAATCCCATCTTTGCTTTTATAGCCAGCAATCCAGAGGCGATCGCCGATTTCAGCTTTTGCTAATGGCATGATTGAGCGTTGTTCTGGGTTGCTAACTTCTCCAGTTTGATGACCTCGACGATTTTGATGGTGGTGTTGTTTATTGTTTCTCTTTCTACGAAATATTGTTCTTCTCCTGTTCTCTAATTTGCTTGACTTCACTCAAAAGGAATTCCTCAATGGTAAGTTAAGATTCATTAACTAAAACAACATTTTAGTTGTTGAAATTAATTCTCATTTATTTACCTTGATTTATGAATATCACAGTCAATTGACTGAGCCTCCATTCTTAATGATTTTATAATTTTTACACTTTTGCTTTTGATGAAAAGCTTTGAGGACAGCGATCTAGTTTAATCTCATCTCCGATATGAATTAACGATCGCCGGCATTTTATTGATATGAGTTATCATTAACTTAGCTAATCAACTAATCATTAAGTAGAATAATTTTAATTTATCTATTTGAGGCGGTTTCGATCGCACCTAACAAATATAACGAGATTTGAAACCTGGCGCGATCGCTACCGCTACACTAGAATACTGTTAAGAATTTTTCGAGTACAACAATTTTTTATGCACCGTATTGCTGCAACACCGGGAGGCTGGAATCCTAATTCTGAAGGAGTTATTTTTATTGAACAAACACCTGCACCAATTATTTTTTTGACTGCTGCTGATACGGATATTCAAACTTTAGCTGTGAGTTTAGCTTTTCTACCTGTTGATTTCCCGGAAATTCGGGCAGTAAATTTACTTCAGTTACAACAAGAATTAACTATTGATACCTACTCGGAAACTGTTTTATCTAAAGCTAAAGTAATTATTTTGCGTTTGCTTGGTGGTCGTGCTTATTGGGCTTATGGTTTAGAAGTAGTTAAGGAAATTGTCGCTGAAACAAAGGCGAGTTTATTTGTTTTGCCAGGTGAGGAAATACCCGATCCTAATTTGATGAGTCATTCGACTGTTTCCTTAGCAGCAGTTAATAAGTTATGGCGTTATTTCACTGAAGCTGGTGTGGAAAATTTTGTTAATGCTTTGCAATTTGTCAGCGATCTTTGCTTGGGTTCTAATTATCAACCTTCTTCACCTCAAGTTGTCCCTCGCGTAGGATTATATTCGTTTCAGGTTCGTAGTCAGCAAATTAGCGCTGAAGATATTCGGACTAAAGTCCTCACTACTAACTCGGAAGATAATAGTAGTAAATCCTCGACAAATCAGGTTCGTAGTCAGCGCTTTAGCGCTGAAGATAATCGGACTAAAGTCCTCACTACTAACTCGGAAGATAATAGTAGTAAATCCTCGACAAATCAGGTTCGTAGTCAGCGCTTTAGCGCTGAAGATAATCGGACTAAAGTCCTCACTACTAACTCTGAGGATAATAGTAGTAAATCCTCGACAAATCAGGTTCGTAGTCAGCGCTTTAGCGCTGAAGATAATCGGACTAAAGTCCTCACTACTAACTCTGAGGATAATCGGACTAAAGTCCTCACTACTAACTCTGGGAAAAAAGTAGGTTTACTGTTCTATCGCGCTCATTATTTAGCTGGAAATTTAGCAGCAATTGAGGCAATTTGTCAAGCCCTTGTAGAGAGAAATTTACAACCAGTTCCCGTTTTTATCTCTTCTTTACGGGAACCAGATGTGCAAACAGAATTATTAACTTATTTTCAACCTGAAGATACAGAAGCAATTAGTTTATTACTCAATACAACTAGCTTTTCTCTCGGTAAAATTGGCAATGAAGAACAACCGAAACTTTGGCAAAAATTAGACGTGCCCGTGTTACAAGTTATCCTCAGTAGTAGCACCAAAGAACAATGGGAAGCGAGTTTTCAAGGCTTAACTGCGAGAGATGTAGCCATGAACGTTGCCTTACCAGAAGTAGATGGGAGAATTATCACTAGGGCGGTATCATTCAAATCAGTTAAAAGCTGGAACGAAGCCTTAGAAACCGATGTTGTAGTTTATCAAGAAATGCGCGATCGCGTAAATTTCATTGCCGACTTAGCTGCAAATTGGCTAAAATTAAAGCAAACTCCAGTAACAGAAAGGAAAATTGCTTTAATCTTAGCGAACTACCCCAACAAAGATGGCAGAATTGCCAACGGAGTAGGGTTAGACACACCTGCTAGCTGTATAAAAATCCTCAAAGCCATGCAACAAACTGGCTATAAAATCGCAAATATTCCCGAAACTGGAGATGAATTAATTTCCTTACTTACTGCTAGCGTCACCAACGACCCAGAAGGAAAAGAACTGCGTCCCGTACGACAAAGCTTATCAATTACAGAATACCAAAAAGACTTTAACACACTACCAGAAAAAAATCAGCGCGAGATTAGCGATCGCTGGAACAAACTCGAAAAAAAAGACACACTCACTCAATCATCTTTAACTAACTTCCCGATACCTGGAATCCAACTCGGAAACATTTTCATTGGCATTCAACCATCCAGAGGATACGACATCGACCCAAGTTTAAACTATCACGCCCCCGACTTAGAACCAACCCCCGAATACTTAGCTTATTACTATTGGCTAAAACACCACTTCCAAGCCCTAGCCATAATTCATCTCGGCAAACATGGAAACCTAGAATGGCTACCAGGAAAAAGTATTGCCCTCTCCGCCGAATGTTATCCCGAAATTGCCCTAGGTGCAATCCCAAACTTTTACCCATTTATTGTTAACGACCCCGGCGAAGGTTCCCAAGCAAAACGACGTTCCCACAGCGTAATTATCGACCATTTAACACCACCATTAACCCGCGCCGAACTGTATGGCAACTTACAAAAACTAGAAGCATTAATCGACGAATATTACGAAGCCCAAACCTTAGACCCTTCCCGACTAAAATTAATTGGCACAAAAATAACCCAACTAATCCAACAAGAAAACCTCGACCAAGAATTAGGAATAAATAACCTAGAAATCGACTCCCTCGCCCAATTTTTAACCCTTGCAGACGGCTACCTTTGCGAACTAAAAGAAGCCCAAATTCGCGACGGACTACACATTTTTGGACAACTCCCCCAACCCAAACAACTCCGAGACTTAATCATCGCAATAGCCCGTTCTCCAAATCAAGATCGTCAAGGAATAACTCGCGCCATAGCCAAAGACTTAAACCTAGACTTCGACCCTCTCACAACTAACCTTAGCACCAAATTAAACAACTTTTTTCCATTTTCGCGCCAAGACGCAAAAAACATCGGCGATGCCGTCGAAATCATCGAAGAAATTGCCACCCAACTAATCGAAAACCTCCTCCAAAACCAACCCAAACCCACACAAACAAATCATCCGCGTTTATCCGCGTTCATCCGTGGTTCCCAAATCTACTTAAACGAAAACACCCAAAAAGAATTAACCTGGATAACCAATTATCTCCTCCCCAAACTCCAACAAACCCATCAAGAAATAACCAATTTATTGCGCGGTTTAGACGCAAAATATATTCCCAGTGGTGCTGCGGGCGCACCCACGCGGGGACGACCGGAAGTGTTACCCACTGGTCGCAATTTTTACTCAGTTGATATCCGGGCAATTCCTACCGAAACTGCCTGGGATGTCGGCAGAAAGGCGGCTGAAGCAGTAGTGGAAAGATATACTCAGGAAAATGGCGAGTATCCAAAATCACTCGCGATCTCCGTATGGGGAACCTCGACGATGCGAACTGGTGGAGATGACATCGCCGAAGCGTTAGCATTGCTGGGAGTACGTCCGGTTTGGGATGGGTTATCGCGTCGGGTAGTAGACTTTGAAATCCTTTCTCTGTCTGCGTTAGGTCGTCCTCGCGTCGATGTCACGTTGCGGATATCGGGCTTTTTTCGCGACGGATTTCCCAACTTAATAGATTTAATGTACCAGGCGATCGCTGCGGTGGCAAGCTTAGACGAACCCCCGGAACAAAACCCTTTAGCCGCGCAAACTAAGCAGGAACAGGCTTTTTGGGAGTCTCAGGGCTTAGAAAAAGAACCAGCTAAAGAGATCTCACTTTACCGTATTTTTGGTTCAAAACCGGGTGCATACGGTGCGGGTTTACAAGGTTTAATTGAAGCCCAAAATTGGACAGATGATGCAGATTTAGCTCGTGCTTATATTAATTGGAGTTCTTACGCTTATACTGGATCTAATGCGAAAGCTGTTTCTGCCCCTGAAGCTTTTCAACAACGTTTACAACAGTTACAAATTGTCCTTCATAACCAAGATAATCGCGAACACGATTTGCTTGACTCGGATGATTATTATCAGTTTCAAGGTGGTTTAACTGCGGCAGTCCGGGCGGTTTCTGGTAAAAATCCCCAAACTTATTTTGGCGATAATTCTCTTCCTAGTAATCCCAAAGTTAGACAACTAAAAGAAGAAATTGCGCGAGTATATCGTTCTCGTGTTATTAATCCAAAATGGATTGCTGGAGTCATGCGTCATGGTTATAAAGGTGCTTTTGAAATGGCGGCAACTGTTGATTATTTGTTCGCTTACGATGCCACTGCTAGATGTGTGGAAGATTATATGTATCAAGGAGTAGCTGAAGCTTATTTGTTTGACTCAGAAGTACAAGATTTTATTCAGCAAAAAAATCCTTGGGCATTGCGCGATATGGCGGAAAGATTATTAGAAGCAAATCAACGGAATTTATGGCAGTCGGCTAGTCCAGAAGTTTTGTCACAATTGAGGCAAATTGTGTTAGAATCTGAAGCCAAAATCGAAAGCATAATTTAGTTACTAAGTTAGTTCGTAGTGGCGACTTTAGTCGCCCTAATTGTGATTTAGTTTGTTTCTATTGCAAAAATAGATAAGATGTAAATTGTCTACGCAGGATGATTTTTTGTAGAGATATATTCCGTTAAGGCAAAAATCGCCCAGAATTCAGCCACGATCGCACTTGAATAGTCCAAAAATACTAAGAAAGCGCCCAAGTTATCTCGAAAAGATTTAAAATACTTATATTTATTGACAAAAAAGAAAAAATGAGGTAAAAATAATTTTTCACCAAACCTTGATTGCCCAGACCAACTGTAATAACCTAAACAAGAGTTCTTT
It includes:
- a CDS encoding peroxidase family protein codes for the protein MNISTSQKLVTLTTFATLTISFPVAAAEFRAIDGSNNNLANPSYGQANTELLRLLDPAYTDGYSSPAGADRPSARAISNAVSSQSGSVTNPLNASDWLWQWGQFIDHDLGLTEGHHDKEVDNVLVPTGDPWFDPYYTGTQEIQFSRSLYNTATGTDPSNPRQQINEITSYIDASMVYGSDPIRAEALRTNDGTGKLKTSAGDLLPFNTEGLPNAGGTSETLFVAGDVRAGEQIGLTAVHTLFVREHNRLAEEIAADPTTPSKAAAEGLSVEDYIYETARKIVGAQIQVITYNEFLPLLLGEDGLEAYNGYDATVNASVSNEFAHAAFRVGHTMLSPELQRINNDGTSLGSVALRDAFFNPQPILESGIDSLLLGLASQKAQNVDTLIIDDVRNFLFGPPGSGGFDLASLNIQRGRDHGLPSYNQTRIGLGLDAVSSFAEITADLEVQQVLASVYGSVDEIDLWVGGLAEDKVNNGLLGEVFQTIIADQFRRSRDGDRFFYLNDADLLSLVPDIGDTTLAGVIRRNSTITNIQDNAFLVAETRTVPEPMSIISLLGITAAGGLLKRRKG
- a CDS encoding DUF5132 domain-containing protein; this encodes MSPMQKQLGPSLTEQMKNAYRKNPVLTVAVGVGAVILAPTIIPLVKPLAKAALKSSVTFYEKTKGAVAETGEVIGDIVAEAKAEVATEQAKKASMAAGLMAAANTDRQMQDN
- a CDS encoding P-type ATPase — encoded protein: MTNSLSISDRDKVEACLVNHFPGRARFRIYRLQNDSDYAVNLQQFLLAQPGINQVRVNRVAASIAINYRYRDASLLEIASHLANLIQKAATNQSISAQATKDSTSATENWSSLTLPVFTTVVSWLSNQSRFVWLRPIALASLVTLSLPIAKRASQSLFGDRQINIDCLDLLAVGLSYGQGRLATPALVITLHELGDLIRDRTARSTEIQTSDLLDAIGHFAWVIREGKPLQINSDRVEPGETVIVYPGEQIPVDGEVIKGVATVDQQQLTGEAMPIVAQEGTMVYASTLVRSGQIYLRADRVGHNTRAAASLALLQNAPVHDTRMANYAAQIADRLILPSLLLATVVFGITKEPARAASILTLDFVTGIRVSMPTAFLGALNHNGSAIAAGLNSLRPLVVHQLEEQHSGKLL
- a CDS encoding HMA2 domain-containing protein, which translates into the protein MTTTTSSNDLNNFSPEDTASQLGAFLKEHGEIETILPVALGLFVTSRFQLRGANALLVNLLVASLVRQIFFQLKQQTPQLVAESNTSNVNNDINTEDTIGEPNFQGYAISHAVPGRVRLRMPQLALDAGFAHRLEQALNADEYVRKVRINRAAASIAINYNNQGLSDWELGMRLMGIINSIQEENPVSQAIS
- a CDS encoding FeoC-like transcriptional regulator; translated protein: MILKELQEFVFKYHRVSLAEMELRFHIDGDALRQMLNKLVKKGRISKLPIPEHCHGCTSCNPDTIEFYEWVDIAYQNQDFSLLPENPLTKAQIHGIHHSEEDRVASEQTGIKYAVILDNCETNR
- a CDS encoding ferritin-like domain-containing protein; amino-acid sequence: MLEKLKQALVEALHDEYKARATYRLVMQKFGEIKPFINILQSEERHIQALLSLFRKYQIPVPVDDWENRIQTPTSVLSACQAGVQAEIENGEMYQRLLALTPEYPDVQRVFLNLQRASQENHLRAFQRCVQRSGNSHIGRGKGRCQNHGGHRGRRHRYC
- the ftnA gene encoding non-heme ferritin, which encodes MLSQKAIDRLNQQINLEIYSSHLYLQMSSWCAHKSLDGCATFLSQHADEEMTHMRRLLNYLQETGGLVIIGGMQAPPTEFNSLTEMFEQIYEHEQVVTSKINDLVHLANTEPDYATLQFLQWYVAEQHQEEFLFKSILDKIKLIGTEGQGIFFIDREIANLAANRTQETTAMNQ